One window of Papaver somniferum cultivar HN1 chromosome 9, ASM357369v1, whole genome shotgun sequence genomic DNA carries:
- the LOC113309738 gene encoding F-box/kelch-repeat protein At3g06240-like, with amino-acid sequence MSSVPIPEEILHEVLLRLPLESVSKFRCVCKQWNSLLSNPSFVKNHFDLAVQNEKPNFILVIDVENGYKIIRVNQDSLLSCEPDSDCGCEPDSECGCECCDEGSYLRYPFQQLQSREVTILGVCDGLLCLLTGGMDEEETPDIICFWNPKTEEYKKLPNPPSEFSCGVQIVENNSDYGFYYDCSIEDYKLIKMVAISGESTRLGVQIYSLRSNSWKNSEKFIPYKSSSLQRSSGVLVNRALHWLLITPRNRTSNIIVSFNTCDEGFADLALPEAVENKDVTIELGKLDGCLCLLVGSLGDRADLWVMQKYGVKQSWTKIFTTTKELIVDNNIMSNAMPICRYKSGEILMPNLEGFVLYDPKCDKAKLITIRDICGASEVNQVESYIESLVSLSSFTYVGQHDIMEDISQEN; translated from the coding sequence ATGTCCAGCGTTCCAATTCCAGAGGAGATTCTTCATGAAGTCTTATTAAGGTTACCACTCGAATCAGTTTCAAAATTTAGGTGCGTATGCAAACAATGGAACTCTTTACTCTCTAACCCTAGTTTTGTGAAAAACCATTTTGATCTTGCTGTTCAAAacgaaaaacctaatttcattcTTGTAATTGATGTCGAGAATGGTTATAAAATCATCCGTGTAAATCAGGATTCATTATTATCATGTGAACCTGATAGTGATTGTGGATGTGAGCCTGATTCTGAATGTGGATGTGAATGTTGTGATGAGGGTTCTTATCTGAGGTACCCATTCCAACAGTTACAATCACGTGAGGTTACTATTTTGGGTGTTTGTGATGGTTTACTTTGTTTACTTACTGGTGGGATGGATGAAGAAGAAACCCCAGACATCATCTGTTTTTGGAATCCTAAGACTGAAGAATATAAGAAATTACCTAACCCACCAAGTGAATTTTCATGTGGTGTACAGATTGTAGAAAACAATTCAGATTATGGGTTTTATTATGATTGTAGCATTGAGGATTACAAGTTGATAAAAATGGTGGCAATTTCCGGAGAGTCTACTAGGCTTGGAGTTCAAATATACAGTTTAAGGTCAAACTCGTGGAAAAACAGTGAGAAATTCATACCTTACAAATCTTCATCGCTTCAGCGAAGTTCAGGAGTCTTGGTTAACAGAGCTCTTCATTGGTTACTAATCACGCCTAGAAATCGTACTTCTAATATTATAGTTTCTTTTAATACTTGTGATGAAGGATTTGCTGATTTGGCTCTACCGGAAGCCGTGGAAAATAAAGATGTCACGATTGAACTTGGAAAATTAGATGGATGTCTTTGCTTACTTGTCGGATCTCTTGGTGATCGAGCTGATTTATGGGTGATGCAAAAGTATGGGGTCAAACAATCGTGGACTAAAATTTTCACAACTACCAAAGAGTTAATTGTAGATAATAATATCATGAGTAATGCGATGCCGATATGCAGATACAAGAGTGGTGAAATTTTGATGCCAAATTTGGAGGGTTTTGTTTTGTACGACCCAAAATGTGATAAAGCTAAACTCATTACGATTCGTGATATTTGTGGAGCGAGTGAAGTCAATCAAGTTGAAAGTTATATTGAGAGCTTGGTTTCACTCAGCTCGTTTACTTATGTTGGACAGCATGACATTATGGAGGATATTTCACAGGAGAACTAA